A single Penaeus vannamei isolate JL-2024 chromosome 22, ASM4276789v1, whole genome shotgun sequence DNA region contains:
- the bor gene encoding ATPase family AAA domain-containing protein 3-A, with the protein MSWLFGMNQRPQDFSQFVPPPGASGGDGGPDGPNDRGKGNSSMEAYRFDSAALERAAKAAKDLEKSAFAKEALSLSLMQEETKQKEIMTKAKEMEVQIEAAKAEGKRIEQEERRKTLQEQSKLDQQKSQYQDQLARKRYEDQLAQQQRMNEDNLRRQEESVAKQEAMRKATIEHELEQRHKYDLKRIEAEMTSKAKVDRENQDLTLEQIRVRAAEDRETTLKSMIEKRETILSSIKTAGAAIGTGIDAFLSEPAKIQAAVAGLVALTAGYYGAKGSLGIMFRFMEARLAKPSLVRETSRISAFDVVRHPVQTVKKIQKRPEDVLEGVVLNPSLEERVRDIAIATKNTKFNKGMYRNILLHGPPGTGKTLFAKKLAMHSGMDYAIMTGGDIALLGRESVGAIHKVFDWAGTSRKGLILFIDEAEGFLRKRHENISEELRMAISAFLYRTGTQTDKFMMVLASNTPEVLDFAVVDRVHEPVEFPLPTLVERERLVRLYFEKYILKPAAEGKRRLKVAEFDYSGACTKVADLTDGMSGREITNLALDWQMTTYASRDGVFSEEIMLKRAQAAVQHKKHKVSWRSAHETKKTVFSAAVIAAVENANSAPPSKPEPVS; encoded by the exons CAGACGGACCAAATGACCGTGGGAAGGGCAACTCCAGCATGGAAGCATACCGCTTTGACTCGGCTGCTCTGGAACGAGCTGCTAAAGCTGCCAAAGATTTAGAGAAGTCTG CATTTGCAAAGGAAGCCCTCAGTCTGTCATTGATGCAGGAAGAAACAAAGCAGAaggaaataatgacaaaagcTAAGGAAATGGAG gTGCAAATAGAGGCAGCAAAAGCAGAAGGGAAACGCATAGAacaggaggaacgaaggaagacaTTGCAAGAGCAGTCAAAACTTGACCAGCAAAAGTCACAGTATCAAGATCAGCTGGCTAGAAAAAG GTATGAAGACCAGCTGGCTCAGCAGCAAAGAATGAATGAAGATAACCTGAGGAGGCAAGAAGAGTCGGTTGCAAAGCAAGAGGCTATGAGGAAAG CTACTATTGAGCATGAACTCGAGCAGAGGCACAAATATGATTTAAAAAGAATAGAAGCAGAAATGACAAGCAAAGCCAAGGTGGATCGAGAAAATCAGGATTTAACCCTGGAACAGATCAGGGTCCGTGCTGCTGAAGATAGGGAGACAACCCTAAAGTCAATGATTGAGAAACGTGAAACAATACTGTCTTCTATAAA AACAGCAGGGGCAGCTATTGGAACTGGCATAGATGCATTTTTAAGTGAACCAGCTAAGATTCAAGCTGCCGTGGCAGGCCTTGTGGCTCTTACTGCTGGATATTATGGTGCCAAAGGATCCCTGGGCATTATGTTTAGGTTTATGGAGGCAAGACTAG CAAAACCATCATTAGTGCGTGAGACCTCAAGGATCAGTGCTTTTGATGTTGTGCGACATCCAGTGCAGACTGTAAAGAAGATTCAGAAGAGACCTGAAGATGTCTTAGAAGGAGTTGTTCTCAACCCTAGTCTAGAAGAAAGAGTCCG AGACATTGCCATTGCTACAAAGAACACCAAGTTCAACAAAGGCATGTATCGCAACATTCTTCTTCATGGACCTCCTGGAACTGGTAAAACCCTCTTTGCCAAG aaACTGGCAATGCACTCTGGAATGGATTATGCTATTATGACAGGTGGTGACATCGCTCTTCTAGGCAGGGAATCTGTTGGAGCCATTCACAAG GTGTTTGATTGGGCAGGTACATCAAGAAAGGGTCTTATCCTTTTCATTGATGAAGCTGAAGGATTTCTGCGCAAACGTCATGAAAATATCAGTGAAGAATTGAGGATGGCCATTAGTGCTTTCTTATATCGTACGGGAACTCAGACTGATAA ATTTATGATGGTGTTAGCTTCCAACACCCCTGAAGTACTTGACTTTGCTGTGGTTGATCGTGTTCATGAACCGGTAGAATTCCCTCTGCCAACTCTAGTAGAGAGGGAGCGCTTAGTCAGACTTTACTTCGAAAAGTATATCCTAAAACCAGCAGCAGAGGGCAAAAG GAGACTGAAGGTTGCAGAATTTGATTATAGTGGAGCATGTACAAAAGTGGCTGATCTTACTGACGGAATGTCAGGACGTGAGATCACAAACTTAGCTTTAGATTGGCAGATGACTACATATGCTTCAAGGGATGGTGTGTTCTCAGAGGAAATTATGCTAAAGAGAGCACAGGCAGCAGTCCAGCATAAGAAACACAAG gtatCCTGGCGAAGTGCACATGAAACAAAGAAGACTGTGTTCAGTGCAGCTGTTATAGCTGCTGTTGAAAATGCAAACAGTGCTCCTCCTTCAAAGCCTGAACCAGTTAGCTGA